The Erythrolamprus reginae isolate rEryReg1 chromosome 3, rEryReg1.hap1, whole genome shotgun sequence genome contains a region encoding:
- the SNRPE gene encoding small nuclear ribonucleoprotein E yields MAYRGQGQKVQKVMVQPINLIFRYLQNRSRIQVWLYEQVNMRIEGCIIGFDEYMNLVLDDAEEIHSKTKSRKQLGRIMLKGDNITLLQSVSN; encoded by the exons ATGGCGTACCGCGGGCAAGGCCAGAAGGTGCAGAAAGTGATGGTGCAGCCTATC AACCTCATTTTTCGCTACCTGCAGAAT AGATCCCGGATTCAGGTTTGGCTATATGAACAAGTAAACATGCGGATAGAAGGCTGTATCATT GGTTTTGATGAATATATGAATTTAGTTCTGGATGATGCTGAGGAAATTCATTCTAAAACAAAATCAAGAAAACAGCTGG GTCGAATCATGTTAAAAGGAGACAATATTACTCTTCTGCAAAGTGTTTCCAACTAG